One stretch of Segatella copri DNA includes these proteins:
- the hisD gene encoding histidinol dehydrogenase has product MKVIKYPAKEEWSEIVKRPHLDVSQLNATVQGVLDDVKNHGDEAVKRYEEKFDHAHLDSLAVTEAEIEEAEKLVSQELKDALHLAHHNIAAFHHSQKFDGVKVETCPGVTCWQKSVAIEKVGLYIPGGTAPLFSTVLMLATPAKIAGCKEIVLCTPPNKEGKVNPAILMAAKIAGVSKIFKAGGVQAIGAMAYGTESVPKVYKIFGPGNQFVMAAKQQVSLHDVAIDMPAGPSEVCLIADETANPVFAAADLLSQAEHGFDSQVFFITTSEKVLDAVKNEVEVQLERLPRKEMAQTSLDNSKFILVKTEEEAIDLCNTYAPEHLIIATADYEQLAEKVVNAGSVFLGNYACESAGDYASGTNHTLPTHGYALAYNGVNLDSYNRKITFQHLTEEGIRNIGNAVVTMAENEQLEAHANAMRLRVNSLKQ; this is encoded by the coding sequence ATGAAGGTAATAAAGTATCCTGCAAAGGAGGAATGGAGCGAGATTGTAAAACGCCCACACCTGGATGTTTCGCAGCTGAATGCGACCGTACAAGGTGTACTCGACGATGTGAAAAACCATGGCGACGAAGCCGTGAAGCGTTACGAGGAGAAGTTTGATCATGCCCATCTCGATTCTTTGGCTGTGACTGAAGCTGAAATCGAAGAGGCAGAGAAATTGGTTTCTCAAGAACTGAAAGACGCTTTGCACCTCGCCCATCATAACATTGCCGCATTCCATCATAGCCAGAAGTTTGATGGTGTAAAGGTTGAAACTTGCCCTGGAGTAACCTGCTGGCAGAAGAGTGTGGCTATAGAGAAGGTGGGATTGTATATCCCGGGAGGTACTGCTCCTCTCTTTAGCACCGTTCTGATGCTAGCTACTCCTGCCAAGATTGCGGGATGTAAAGAAATAGTACTGTGTACTCCTCCTAATAAAGAGGGCAAGGTGAACCCGGCTATCCTCATGGCGGCAAAGATTGCGGGCGTAAGCAAGATCTTTAAGGCGGGTGGCGTTCAGGCTATCGGAGCCATGGCTTACGGTACGGAGAGCGTGCCTAAGGTTTATAAGATTTTCGGTCCGGGCAACCAGTTTGTCATGGCTGCCAAGCAGCAGGTTTCCCTGCACGATGTGGCTATAGACATGCCTGCCGGTCCGTCTGAAGTTTGTCTTATTGCCGACGAAACAGCCAACCCTGTGTTTGCTGCTGCCGACCTGTTGTCGCAGGCTGAACATGGTTTCGATTCTCAGGTTTTCTTCATTACTACATCTGAAAAGGTGTTGGATGCTGTAAAGAATGAAGTTGAAGTACAGCTTGAACGTTTACCACGTAAGGAGATGGCACAGACCTCGTTAGACAACTCTAAGTTTATCCTCGTAAAGACCGAAGAGGAGGCAATCGACCTCTGCAATACTTATGCGCCGGAGCATCTGATTATCGCCACAGCCGATTACGAGCAGCTGGCAGAAAAAGTTGTGAATGCAGGTAGTGTATTCCTCGGAAACTATGCGTGCGAAAGTGCAGGCGACTATGCAAGCGGTACGAACCATACCTTGCCAACCCATGGTTATGCTTTGGCTTACAACGGAGTGAATCTGGACAGTTATAATCGCAAAATCACCTTCCAGCATCTTACAGAAGAAGGTATTCGTAACATTGGAAATGCTGTAGTGACCATGGCGGAAAATGAGCAATTGGAAGCTCATGCCAATGCGATGAGACTGAGAGTGAACAGTTTGAAACAATAG
- the hisC gene encoding histidinol-phosphate transaminase yields MKELKDLCRENIWNLAPYSCARTEFAGRNARVFLDANENPYNDPYNRYPDPLQVELKKQISKIKGVAEEKIFLGNGSDEAIDLVYRVFCRPGKDNVVAIAPTYGMYEVCADINDVEYRSVLLDENYQISAGKLLAACDEQTKVIWICSPNNPTGNHINREAIVEVLQKFQGIVIIDEAYSDFSSERTFRSVLDRFPNMIVLNTMSKAWGCAALRLGMAFASKEIVDIFNKVKYPYNVNLLTQEHALEVMKNPLKVDEWVKNILQERSKVMAAFLDLPICEKVYPTDANFFLAKMTDANAIYNYLVAQGIIVRNRNKVQLCGNCLRITIGNKSENAELLGALRQY; encoded by the coding sequence ATGAAAGAATTGAAAGATTTGTGCCGAGAGAACATCTGGAATCTGGCACCTTACAGTTGCGCCCGTACGGAGTTTGCAGGCAGAAATGCCCGCGTCTTCCTCGACGCCAACGAAAATCCATATAATGACCCTTACAATCGCTATCCTGATCCGCTGCAGGTTGAACTGAAGAAGCAGATCAGCAAGATTAAGGGTGTGGCTGAAGAGAAAATCTTCCTGGGCAACGGTTCCGACGAGGCCATCGATTTGGTTTACCGTGTATTCTGCCGCCCGGGCAAGGATAATGTAGTAGCGATTGCACCTACTTACGGAATGTATGAAGTATGCGCAGACATCAACGATGTGGAGTATCGCTCTGTGCTGCTCGATGAAAACTATCAGATTTCTGCCGGAAAACTCCTGGCAGCCTGCGATGAACAGACAAAGGTTATCTGGATCTGCAGTCCGAACAATCCTACGGGCAATCACATCAACCGCGAGGCAATCGTAGAGGTGTTGCAGAAATTCCAGGGTATTGTCATCATCGACGAAGCCTACAGCGATTTCTCTTCGGAGCGCACATTCCGCAGCGTACTCGACAGATTTCCCAACATGATTGTGCTCAACACCATGAGTAAGGCATGGGGCTGTGCAGCCCTCCGTTTGGGAATGGCTTTTGCGAGCAAGGAGATTGTTGACATATTCAATAAGGTGAAATATCCTTATAACGTCAATCTGCTTACTCAGGAGCATGCGCTGGAAGTGATGAAGAATCCGCTGAAGGTTGACGAATGGGTGAAGAACATCCTGCAGGAGCGTTCTAAGGTAATGGCTGCATTCCTGGATCTGCCTATCTGCGAGAAGGTTTATCCTACTGATGCAAACTTCTTCCTGGCTAAAATGACCGACGCCAACGCCATCTATAATTATCTGGTGGCACAAGGCATTATCGTAAGAAACCGCAATAAGGTTCAGTTGTGCGGCAACTGTCTGAGAATTACGATAGGAAACAAGAGCGAGAATGCTGAATTACTCGGTGCTTTGAGACAGTACTAA
- a CDS encoding YgiQ family radical SAM protein, with product MDYKLTDFLPTTKKECELRGWDELDVILFSGDAYVDHPSFGPAILGRMLEANGYRVAIVPQPDWHGDFRDFKKLGRPRLFFGVSPGAMDSMVNRYTANRRMRSEDAFSPDSRHDMRPDYPSIVYTQILKKLFPDVPVALGGIEASLRRISHYDYWKDELRKCILCDSGADLILYGMGERSIVELANAFAEGKTLSQIHEMPQVAFYCKENEIPGGFKDDDIILHSHEECLHNKKGQAENVRHLEEEANKMHAQRMIQEVDGKYVVVNPPFPLMTTAELDAAFDLPYTRLPHPKYKGKTIPAYEMIKFSVNLHRGCFGGCSFCTISAHQGKFVVCRSKESILKEVKKIIQMPDFKGYLSDLGGPSANMYGMHGKNQKACEVCKRPSCVNPQICPNLNTDHSKLLEIYHAVDALPGIKKSFIGSGVRYDLLLHKSKDEKVNQAAREYTRELITKHVSGRLKVAPEHTSPEVLKFMRKPSFDLFYEFKRIFDKINKEEGLNQQIIPYFISSHPGCHEEDMAELAVITKGLDFHLEQVQDFTPTPMTISTETWYTGYDPYTLEPVFSAKTQKEKLAQRMFFFWYKPEERRAIESELRRIGRADLIDKLYDRKSMGGSFKGKKTHYDDKAIGSTYDNPGVGKGAKGKRGAGRNASEPNAGKSRGRNASDRFAPKGYGNVGCYDEEKYLNNGKSLKSGKPSNANIRDAVAAARAELRNQKDQGAGFFKDKKKKSFNPNFDNDNHNRKNRYNSGDKNERGGRGNQGRNEGRGRRR from the coding sequence ATGGATTATAAGTTAACAGATTTCTTACCTACCACCAAGAAAGAATGCGAGTTGCGCGGATGGGACGAACTCGACGTCATCCTCTTTTCAGGAGATGCTTACGTTGACCACCCATCCTTCGGTCCTGCCATCCTCGGACGAATGCTGGAAGCCAACGGCTATCGGGTAGCCATCGTTCCCCAGCCCGACTGGCACGGCGATTTCCGAGACTTCAAGAAACTCGGTCGTCCTCGCCTCTTCTTTGGTGTTTCTCCGGGCGCCATGGACTCGATGGTGAACCGCTACACGGCCAACCGCCGCATGCGTAGCGAGGACGCTTTCAGTCCCGACTCCCGCCACGACATGCGCCCCGACTATCCATCTATCGTCTATACGCAGATACTGAAGAAACTCTTTCCCGACGTACCTGTAGCACTAGGCGGTATTGAGGCTTCGTTGCGCCGCATCAGCCACTACGACTATTGGAAAGACGAGCTCCGCAAGTGCATTCTCTGCGATTCGGGCGCCGACCTCATTCTCTACGGAATGGGCGAACGTTCTATCGTTGAACTGGCCAATGCCTTTGCAGAAGGCAAGACGCTTAGCCAGATCCACGAAATGCCGCAGGTGGCATTCTACTGCAAGGAGAATGAGATTCCGGGCGGTTTCAAGGACGATGACATCATCCTCCACAGCCACGAAGAATGTCTCCACAACAAGAAGGGACAGGCTGAGAACGTGCGCCATCTGGAGGAAGAAGCCAACAAGATGCATGCTCAGCGCATGATTCAGGAAGTTGACGGCAAATATGTAGTGGTAAATCCGCCTTTCCCGCTGATGACTACCGCGGAACTGGATGCGGCTTTCGACCTGCCTTATACGCGTTTGCCTCATCCTAAATACAAGGGCAAGACCATTCCAGCCTACGAGATGATCAAGTTCTCCGTGAACCTTCATCGTGGCTGTTTCGGCGGCTGTTCTTTCTGCACCATTTCTGCCCATCAGGGTAAATTCGTGGTTTGCCGCAGCAAGGAGAGCATTCTGAAGGAGGTGAAGAAAATCATCCAGATGCCTGATTTCAAGGGCTATCTGAGCGATTTGGGCGGTCCTTCTGCCAACATGTACGGAATGCACGGCAAGAATCAGAAAGCCTGCGAAGTGTGTAAGCGTCCGTCGTGTGTAAACCCTCAGATTTGTCCGAACCTCAATACCGACCACAGCAAGCTTCTGGAGATTTATCATGCTGTAGATGCTTTGCCGGGAATCAAGAAGAGCTTCATTGGTAGTGGTGTGCGTTACGACCTTCTGCTGCATAAGAGCAAGGACGAAAAGGTGAATCAGGCGGCTAGAGAATACACGCGCGAACTGATTACCAAGCACGTGAGCGGCCGACTGAAGGTGGCTCCTGAACATACGAGTCCGGAGGTCTTGAAGTTCATGCGCAAGCCATCGTTCGACCTCTTCTACGAGTTCAAGCGCATCTTCGACAAAATCAACAAGGAAGAAGGTCTGAACCAGCAGATCATTCCTTACTTCATCAGTTCGCATCCGGGCTGTCATGAAGAAGACATGGCCGAACTTGCCGTCATTACGAAGGGACTGGATTTCCATCTGGAGCAGGTGCAGGATTTCACCCCTACTCCTATGACCATTTCTACCGAGACCTGGTACACGGGATACGATCCTTACACCCTGGAGCCGGTCTTCAGCGCCAAGACTCAGAAAGAGAAGCTTGCCCAGCGCATGTTCTTCTTCTGGTACAAGCCTGAAGAGCGCCGCGCCATCGAGAGTGAACTTCGCCGGATAGGCAGAGCCGACCTCATCGACAAACTCTACGACAGGAAGAGCATGGGTGGCAGTTTCAAGGGTAAGAAGACGCATTATGACGATAAGGCGATAGGTTCTACATACGATAATCCAGGTGTAGGAAAAGGTGCTAAAGGCAAGCGTGGAGCTGGCAGAAATGCTTCTGAACCGAATGCAGGAAAAAGCCGTGGCAGAAATGCTTCTGACCGCTTTGCCCCAAAGGGATATGGCAATGTGGGTTGCTATGATGAGGAGAAATATCTGAATAACGGAAAATCTCTAAAATCAGGTAAGCCTTCGAATGCCAACATCCGTGATGCCGTAGCAGCGGCGAGAGCCGAGCTGAGAAATCAGAAAGACCAGGGTGCCGGCTTCTTCAAGGACAAGAAGAAAAAGAGTTTCAACCCTAATTTCGACAACGACAACCATAACCGCAAGAACCGCTACAACAGCGGGGATAAGAACGAACGCGGCGGTCGTGGAAATCAAGGAAGAAATGAAGGTAGAGGCAGAAGAAGATAA
- a CDS encoding fibronectin type III domain-containing protein, which produces MLLAAGASLQANGKSFFPIYDEANSGAWQGIDYDGDPWVFNVSRPYFVTAGLQNRHLSLWASHGRYYYADRDVWKWQRPNLFCTNEDLFTQTIVVPYLIPMLQNAGAIVFTPRERDWQTNEIVIDNDDAVKSVYYFEKEGSKRWKNCDSVGFANRSRLKDGENPFRMGTVRQAKATKRKKTSQVSYQPRFKEAGKYAVYVSYQSLPKSVSDAKYIVYHKGEATEFSVNQRMGGGTWVYLGTFDFDKGCNEFNRVVCTNKASRRGVVTTDAVRFGGGMGNIERGGYTSGLPRCLEGARYYAQWAGAPYKVYGGRKGENDYADDINTRSLMTNWLGGGSVYMPARKGKHVPIELSLALHSDAGYNRDGKSTFGALAICTTDYNDGILNSGISRFTSKDFARALRDNLVTDLTAQFGEFGKRYLWDRNYSETRLPEVPSAILEMLSHQNFPDMRIAQDPLGKFYIARSIYKTILRFVNSNHGTRYVVQPLAPQNFSVTQNQGVALLSWTAQLDKTEPSARPTSYIIYKAEGQGGFDNGTIVNTTRCQMQLEPGKLYHFKVAAVNAGGESFTTETLSVLYNPAASKSVLIVNNFHRLASPQVVDDEERQGFDLNQDPGVSYGLTAGWSGKQQVFDRSRMGNETSFGLGFSGNEMIGKFVAGNDFNYVQAHATSIAASGKYNISSCSSEVIASGRVQMKNYQAVDLINGLERHDGYTHAFFKSFTPALQNSIRQYASQGGRILISGSYTGSDMQTEEEQAFLSDILKLSYEPTGSTAITRDINPEDSTVTERDSIVCTSPNVKGLGLQFSYYNELNAQHYAATHPEILKPVGNYAFTAMQYDTGTSAAVAYKSTTYRSFVMGFPLECIIDERTRTSVLLGILKFLTD; this is translated from the coding sequence TTGCTGTTAGCCGCTGGAGCTTCGCTTCAGGCTAACGGCAAATCGTTTTTTCCTATCTACGACGAGGCGAACAGCGGCGCATGGCAAGGCATAGATTATGATGGCGACCCATGGGTGTTTAATGTTTCCCGCCCTTATTTCGTTACGGCAGGACTACAGAACAGGCATCTTTCGTTATGGGCCTCGCACGGACGGTATTATTATGCCGACAGAGATGTATGGAAATGGCAACGCCCTAACCTGTTTTGCACAAACGAAGATCTCTTTACCCAAACCATCGTCGTGCCCTACCTCATCCCGATGCTCCAGAATGCGGGAGCCATCGTCTTCACACCCCGCGAAAGAGACTGGCAGACGAACGAAATCGTCATCGATAATGATGATGCTGTCAAGTCGGTTTATTATTTCGAAAAGGAGGGGAGCAAGCGATGGAAAAACTGCGATTCGGTCGGTTTTGCCAACCGCTCCCGACTGAAAGATGGGGAAAATCCGTTCCGCATGGGAACCGTGAGACAGGCGAAGGCTACCAAGCGCAAGAAAACCAGCCAGGTAAGCTACCAGCCCCGTTTCAAGGAAGCCGGCAAATACGCAGTCTACGTAAGCTACCAGTCGCTACCCAAGAGCGTGAGCGATGCAAAATACATCGTTTATCACAAGGGCGAAGCCACGGAGTTTTCCGTTAACCAGCGCATGGGCGGAGGCACCTGGGTTTACCTGGGCACCTTCGATTTCGACAAGGGCTGCAACGAGTTCAACCGCGTGGTCTGCACCAACAAGGCTTCACGCCGTGGAGTAGTAACTACAGATGCTGTCCGCTTTGGCGGCGGCATGGGAAACATAGAGCGTGGCGGTTACACCAGCGGATTGCCCCGTTGCCTGGAAGGAGCAAGATACTACGCCCAATGGGCTGGTGCTCCTTATAAGGTTTATGGAGGCAGAAAGGGAGAAAATGATTACGCCGACGACATCAACACCCGTTCGCTGATGACCAACTGGCTGGGCGGCGGTTCGGTTTACATGCCTGCCAGGAAGGGCAAGCACGTGCCTATAGAACTCTCGCTGGCGCTTCATAGTGATGCGGGTTACAATAGGGACGGAAAATCTACCTTTGGAGCCCTCGCCATCTGCACCACAGATTATAACGACGGAATACTGAACAGCGGAATCTCCAGATTCACATCCAAGGATTTCGCCAGGGCTTTGCGCGATAATCTTGTTACGGATCTGACGGCTCAGTTCGGAGAATTCGGCAAACGCTACCTATGGGACAGAAACTATTCTGAAACCCGTCTGCCGGAAGTTCCGTCGGCTATTCTCGAAATGCTTTCGCATCAGAATTTCCCTGACATGAGAATTGCTCAGGATCCGCTCGGAAAATTCTATATCGCACGCTCCATCTACAAAACCATCCTGCGCTTCGTAAACAGCAATCATGGAACCCGATACGTGGTACAGCCGCTGGCTCCGCAGAACTTCAGCGTTACGCAGAACCAAGGTGTTGCCCTACTCTCCTGGACTGCCCAGCTGGACAAGACGGAACCATCTGCCCGCCCTACTTCTTACATTATTTATAAGGCTGAGGGACAAGGCGGTTTTGACAACGGAACCATCGTGAACACCACCCGCTGCCAGATGCAGCTGGAACCGGGCAAACTATATCATTTTAAGGTGGCTGCGGTTAATGCAGGAGGAGAAAGTTTCACCACCGAAACCCTCTCTGTGCTCTATAATCCTGCTGCCAGCAAGTCTGTGCTCATCGTAAACAATTTCCATCGCCTAGCCTCTCCGCAGGTCGTGGATGATGAGGAAAGGCAGGGATTCGACCTCAATCAGGATCCGGGCGTAAGCTACGGACTGACGGCGGGATGGAGCGGCAAGCAGCAGGTGTTCGACAGAAGCAGAATGGGCAACGAAACCAGTTTCGGACTCGGTTTCAGCGGCAACGAAATGATTGGCAAGTTTGTGGCAGGCAACGACTTCAACTACGTTCAGGCGCACGCTACAAGTATTGCGGCTTCGGGCAAATATAATATTTCCAGCTGTTCGAGCGAAGTCATCGCCAGCGGCAGGGTTCAGATGAAGAACTATCAGGCAGTTGACCTCATCAACGGACTGGAGCGCCATGACGGCTATACTCACGCCTTCTTCAAGTCGTTCACGCCTGCCCTGCAGAACAGCATCAGGCAATACGCCAGCCAAGGCGGCAGAATCCTGATAAGCGGTTCTTACACCGGAAGCGACATGCAGACTGAAGAGGAACAGGCGTTTCTGAGCGATATTCTGAAACTCAGCTATGAGCCTACAGGTTCTACGGCCATCACCAGGGACATCAATCCCGAAGATTCAACCGTAACAGAACGAGACAGTATTGTCTGCACTTCGCCTAACGTCAAGGGTTTAGGTCTGCAGTTCAGCTATTATAACGAGTTGAATGCCCAGCATTATGCGGCAACCCATCCCGAGATATTGAAACCGGTTGGCAATTACGCCTTCACGGCGATGCAATACGATACGGGAACGAGTGCGGCGGTTGCCTACAAGAGCACTACTTACCGCAGCTTCGTCATGGGATTCCCGCTGGAATGCATCATCGACGAAAGAACCCGCACCAGCGTGTTGCTCGGCATTCTTAAATTTCTGACAGATTAA
- a CDS encoding 1-acyl-sn-glycerol-3-phosphate acyltransferase, with protein sequence MVKGICQWILYKRLGYKKIITQELPEKYIICMAPHTSNWDLILGQLFAHAEGIKCNFLMKKEWFFWPLGPIFRKMGGIPVWRSKHTSMTDNLAAEADKRKAFGLCITPEGTRSLNPEWKKGFYFIALKAHLPIHLYGLDYEKKVIQCTRQIIPSGDVDKDMREIKLYFKDFKGKKPEKFTIGNID encoded by the coding sequence ATGGTAAAAGGAATTTGTCAATGGATATTGTATAAGCGCTTGGGCTATAAGAAAATCATCACCCAGGAGCTTCCTGAAAAGTATATTATCTGCATGGCTCCGCACACCAGTAACTGGGACCTGATCCTGGGCCAGCTCTTTGCCCATGCTGAGGGAATCAAATGTAATTTCCTCATGAAAAAGGAATGGTTCTTCTGGCCGCTAGGTCCTATCTTCAGAAAGATGGGAGGTATTCCTGTGTGGAGAAGCAAACATACTAGCATGACGGATAATCTGGCTGCAGAAGCGGATAAGCGCAAGGCTTTCGGACTGTGCATTACGCCCGAAGGTACCCGCTCGCTCAACCCGGAATGGAAAAAGGGATTCTATTTCATAGCCCTCAAGGCGCATCTGCCTATCCATCTCTATGGGCTTGACTATGAGAAGAAGGTCATCCAATGCACCAGGCAGATTATCCCGTCAGGAGATGTTGACAAAGACATGCGTGAAATCAAGTTGTACTTCAAGGATTTCAAAGGAAAGAAACCGGAGAAGTTCACAATCGGAAATATTGATTAA
- a CDS encoding diphosphate--fructose-6-phosphate 1-phosphotransferase translates to MEKSALQIARAAYQPKLPKALQGPVKAVEGAATQSVGNQDEIKALFPNTYGMPVITFEAGEAKELPAFNVGVILSGGQAPGGHNVISGLFDGVKSLNPANKLYGFILGPGGLVDHKYMEITSELMDEYRNTGGFDIIGSGRTKLEKEDQFEKGIEILRELGIKALVIIGGDDSNTNACVLAEYYAAKKYGVQVIGCPKTIDGDLKNEQIETSFGFDTACKTYSELIGNIERDCNSARKYWHFIKLMGRSASHIALECALQTQPNICLISEEVEAKEMSLDDVVTYIATAVANRAAEGNNFGTVLIPEGLIEFIPAIKKLIAELNEVLTDPATGESREFASAEEQIAFVKGAIAKDNLAVLESLPADVARQLCLDRDPHGNVQVSLIETEKLLSRMVAEKLAAWKKEGKYVGKFSAQHHFFGYEGRCAAPSNYDADYCYSLGFNASRLIANGKTGYMSIIKNTTAPAAEWIAGGVPITMMMNIERRNGANKPVIRKALVELDGAPFKFFASKRDEWAKETSYVYPGPIQYWGPSEVCDQTTKTLQLEQAK, encoded by the coding sequence ATGGAAAAAAGTGCATTGCAGATTGCAAGAGCTGCTTATCAGCCAAAATTGCCTAAGGCTCTCCAGGGCCCAGTAAAGGCAGTTGAAGGTGCAGCAACACAGTCAGTAGGTAATCAGGATGAAATCAAGGCGTTGTTCCCTAACACTTATGGAATGCCTGTTATTACATTCGAGGCAGGTGAGGCTAAGGAACTTCCTGCTTTCAACGTAGGTGTTATCCTCTCAGGTGGTCAGGCTCCTGGCGGTCACAACGTGATTTCTGGTCTCTTCGACGGTGTGAAGTCTCTTAACCCAGCTAACAAGCTCTATGGTTTCATCCTCGGTCCTGGTGGTCTCGTTGACCATAAGTACATGGAGATTACTTCTGAACTCATGGACGAATACCGCAATACTGGTGGTTTCGATATCATCGGTTCCGGACGTACCAAGCTTGAGAAGGAAGACCAGTTTGAGAAGGGTATTGAGATTCTTCGTGAACTCGGCATCAAGGCACTTGTCATCATCGGTGGTGACGACTCAAATACCAATGCTTGCGTTCTCGCAGAATACTATGCTGCCAAGAAGTATGGCGTACAGGTAATCGGTTGCCCTAAGACTATCGACGGCGACTTGAAGAACGAGCAGATTGAGACTTCTTTCGGTTTCGATACAGCCTGCAAGACATATTCTGAGCTCATCGGTAACATCGAGCGCGACTGTAACTCAGCACGTAAGTACTGGCACTTCATCAAGCTGATGGGTCGTTCAGCATCTCACATCGCTCTTGAGTGCGCTCTCCAGACTCAGCCAAACATCTGCTTGATTTCTGAGGAGGTAGAGGCTAAGGAAATGTCACTCGATGATGTTGTTACTTATATTGCAACTGCAGTAGCTAACCGTGCTGCTGAGGGCAACAACTTCGGTACTGTTCTCATCCCTGAGGGCCTGATCGAGTTCATCCCAGCTATCAAGAAGCTCATCGCAGAATTGAACGAGGTTCTTACAGACCCTGCAACAGGCGAGAGCCGTGAGTTTGCAAGTGCTGAGGAGCAGATTGCATTCGTTAAGGGTGCCATCGCTAAGGACAACCTCGCAGTATTGGAGTCTTTGCCAGCTGACGTAGCTCGCCAGCTTTGCCTCGACCGCGACCCTCACGGAAACGTACAGGTTTCTCTCATCGAGACAGAGAAGTTGCTTTCTCGCATGGTAGCTGAGAAGTTGGCTGCATGGAAGAAGGAGGGTAAGTACGTAGGTAAGTTCTCTGCACAGCACCACTTCTTCGGTTACGAGGGACGTTGCGCAGCTCCTTCTAACTACGATGCTGACTACTGCTACTCACTCGGTTTCAACGCTTCACGCCTCATCGCTAACGGCAAGACCGGTTACATGTCAATCATCAAGAACACAACAGCTCCTGCAGCCGAGTGGATTGCAGGTGGTGTGCCAATCACTATGATGATGAACATCGAGCGTCGTAATGGTGCTAACAAGCCAGTTATCCGCAAGGCTCTCGTTGAGCTGGATGGCGCTCCATTCAAGTTCTTCGCTTCTAAGCGCGATGAGTGGGCTAAGGAAACATCTTACGTTTATCCAGGTCCTATCCAGTACTGGGGTCCTTCTGAGGTTTGCGACCAGACCACAAAGACTCTCCAGTTGGAGCAGGCTAAGTAA
- a CDS encoding glycoside hydrolase family 25 protein: MARKKTPRRGGSRGRRRSSSFLQRYPRWAWWIGGTAVIVLYVFLFYHFFVGPTGFRWRALYGDAEYPEGYEIHGIDISHYQGKIDWEQLKNAMIKGCPVRFVIIKSTEGSSRLDENFRENFNQARDFGFIRGVYHFWSNKSTAREQAYYFLDQVHLTDGDLPPVLDIEHKPADKSVEDFQRDVLTWLHIVEDKYHVKPIIYTYYKFKEQYLSAPVFEDYPYWIAHYYVDKVQYKGKWKFWQHTDVGKLPGIKGYVDFNIYNGSYYELKQLCIGSNNNEKKFME; this comes from the coding sequence ATGGCGAGAAAGAAAACTCCTCGGCGTGGCGGCTCCCGTGGTAGAAGGCGTTCGTCTTCTTTTTTGCAACGCTATCCCCGTTGGGCATGGTGGATAGGCGGAACGGCGGTTATCGTGCTCTATGTCTTTCTGTTCTATCATTTCTTTGTAGGTCCAACTGGTTTCCGCTGGCGTGCGCTTTATGGCGATGCTGAATATCCTGAAGGTTACGAGATTCATGGAATCGACATTTCGCATTATCAGGGCAAGATAGACTGGGAACAGCTCAAGAATGCGATGATCAAGGGGTGTCCTGTGCGCTTCGTCATCATCAAGAGTACGGAAGGTTCTTCACGGCTCGATGAGAATTTCCGCGAGAACTTTAATCAGGCTCGCGATTTCGGTTTCATCCGGGGTGTTTATCATTTCTGGAGCAATAAGTCGACAGCCCGAGAACAGGCTTATTATTTCCTAGACCAGGTTCATCTTACGGATGGCGATTTGCCTCCGGTACTGGATATTGAACATAAGCCGGCAGATAAGAGTGTGGAGGATTTCCAGCGTGATGTGCTTACCTGGCTGCATATTGTAGAGGATAAGTATCATGTTAAACCTATCATCTACACCTATTATAAATTCAAGGAGCAATATCTGAGTGCGCCTGTCTTCGAAGATTATCCTTACTGGATAGCCCACTATTATGTTGACAAGGTTCAGTATAAGGGCAAATGGAAGTTCTGGCAGCATACGGATGTGGGCAAGTTGCCGGGCATTAAAGGCTACGTAGATTTCAATATTTACAACGGCAGTTATTATGAGCTCAAGCAGCTCTGCATAGGAAGCAATAATAATGAGAAGAAATTCATGGAATAA